One Capra hircus breed San Clemente chromosome 3, ASM170441v1, whole genome shotgun sequence genomic window, TCATATTGTATTAGGGCCACCCCCTACTCTCTGATCTAATCTGCAGTgaccctgtttccaaatcaggtcacattctgagctactaaggttagggcttcaacacacCTTTTTTGGGGAAACATAATTCAATCAATAGCTGTCTTATTCTctggcccccccccccaaatttatTTGTCCTCTCCACATGCAAAACACGTTCACCTCATCCTAACCTCCCTAAAAGTCTTAAGCCATTCAAGCATCAACTCTAAGTCCAACTGGAGGACACAGGTTCAGCTACACGTACCTTTTTGTATATCCTTTCCAGAGttctcctggaggtctctgaCCTACACGTATTCCCAAATTGGGCAATGTCTAACCTGCCACACAGGCCTAGCCCCTGATCTCTTTCTTGCTTTGGGTTTGATGTGGAAAGGGGGGCTTTGATGGACAACAGAGAGATTGTGCCTTTCTCCCAAAGCTGGCGGGAGATGGGCAGACAGTTCTGATGCATCTCCTCACCCTCTGCCTCCAGGTACGTGAACACGCTCCTGAAACTCATCCCACTGGTGCTGGGACTGCAGGACCAACTGCGACAGGCAGTACAGAATGGGGACATGGAGACCTCCCACGGCATCTGTCGCATTGCTGTGGCTCTGGGCGAGAACCACTCCCGGTGAGGACAGGGGCAACTGCAGGTGGGATAGCAGGGCCCTCGAAGAAGTAAGGGAGGTGGAAGGACCTCCCCCTGCCTTCTCCCTCCCAGGGCCTTGCTGGACCAAGTGGAGCACTGGCAGAGCTTCCTGGCCCTCGTCAACATGATCATGTTCTGCACGGGCATCCCTGGCCACTTCCCTGTCAACGAGACCACCAGCTCCCTGACCCTCACCTTCTGGTACACACTGCAGGTGTGTCACGTGACCTTCAGTGGACCTGGGCCGTGATGGAAGAAGGGGCATCACAGCATCTGTGGCTAACTCTCCTCCTTGGTTCTCTCAGGATGACATTCTGTCCTTTGAGGCAGAGAAACAGGCTGTGTACCAGCAGGTGTACCGGCCAGTCTACTTCCAGCTGGTGGATGTGCTTCTGCACAAGGCCCAGTTCCCTTCTGATGAAGAATATGGATTCTGGTCCTCCGATGAGAAGGAGCAGTTCCGGATTTACAGGTGACAGTAGCAGGCCAATCCTAGCTCTAAAGGGAGTCCTGAGATAATGAAGGCAATGAGGGGAGGGGTCCAAGGCCAGGTTCCCTGAATCCTGGGCCACCCTTCTCTGTTCTCTAGGCACTTTGGCAGGGCTGTGAGGGAATCGGGGTGGGCTCCTGTGCTTGGGGGAGGCATCTAGGCAGTGTATAAGGCCTTCATCTGCTTCTTAGGGTGGACATCTCAGACACGCTCATGTATGTCTATGAGATGCTGGGGGCCGAGCTCCTCAGCAACCTCTATGACAAGCTGGGTCGTTTGCTCACCAGCTCAGAGGAGCCCTACTCCTGGCAGGTACCTCCCCAGCCTGATTCCCTCAGCCCTCCCAGGTCTGTCACATCCTCCTCCTCAGCCAAGCCTGTGGCATCCTCTTTCCCCAGCACACAGAGGCCCTGCTCTACGGCTTCCAGTCCATTGCAGAGACCATCGATGTCAACTACTCCGACGTGGTGCCTGGGCTCATTGGGCTCATCCCACGGATCAGCATCAGCAACGTGCAGCTGGCAGACACTGTCATGTTCACCATCGGTGAGCCCTGGCCCACACCCGTGAGCATACCCCCAGAGCCACCGTGCGCAGCCCTAAGCCGACCTTCTGGGTCCTGTGCAAAGTGGGAGATACAAGCGCGTGCACATAGTCAGAAactgcaacccgtggactgtccTGGCATGTCGAGGGGTCCTTGCTACAGTGCGCTGAGCTGCAGTTCAGTGAGGCTAGTTCACTGCCACTGAAACAGTGCCGCTGGGCCTCTACCGAGTAACTTCTTCCCACTTAGCAGCAGTAAGGTCATGTTTGGGCCCGTGCGTGCATATTTGCCCATCCCGTGCTCTGAACACGCAGCACTCTCTGTTCAGGGGCTCCAGCTCCACCCTGCCATATCTGCCTGCTTTGCAGGGACCTGGCACGCAGCCAGCCTGGCCTGCCTCAGAtgtcttcccttcttcctccagGAGCTCTGTCTGAGTGGCTGGCTGACCACCCCGTCATGATCAACAGCGTTCTACCCCTTGTGCTGCATGCCTTAGGCAATCCCGAGCTCTCTATCTCTTCTGTGTCCACCCTCAAGAAGATCTGCCGAGAGTGCAAGTATGACCTGCCGCCCTATGCTGCCAACATCGTGGCTGTCTCCCAGGTATCCCAGGGCCCTGGGTGCAGCCGGGCCTCAGGGCACAGTCTGCCCTGCACTGACACCATATTCCTTTTCTTTATCCCTAGGATGTGCTGATGAAACAGATCCATAAGGTGAGTTCATAGGTTTCTAGGGCGCTCGGCTCTTTGAGGTATTGGGGGGATCCGAAGAAATCCCGTCTTCTGCCTTTGAGCCTTATTCTCGTTCTTGGAGCCTTCCCCAAGAGGCTCATTCTCCCCACCCACAGCCAGGCGTGTCTGGGACTGACCCTCTGTTCTGCCCCGCAGACGAGCCAGTGCATGTGGCTGATGCAGGCACTGGGCTTCCTGCTGTCGGCCTTGCAAGTGGAGGAGATCCTTAAAAACCTGCACTCGCTTATCTCACCATATATCCAGCAGCTGGAGAAGCTGGCAGAAGAGATAGTGAGTGAACTGAGCGCGTGCTTGTGTGTGTTCGTGTTGTATGTGGCCGCAAGCAGCAGTGGGTCTCTGGGGCTGCCCTTTGTGTGGGCTGTGGCTTAGCTGCTGAGGGGTGGGCTGGAGCTGGCAGTCAGGGCTGGGAGATCCAGAGCTTGGTTCCCTTCTCCCCGTAGCCTAATCCTTCCAACAAGCTGGCCATTGTCCACATCTTGGGGCTTCTCTCCAACCTCTTCACCACACTGGACGTCAGCCATCATGAGGATGATCATGAAGGCCCTGAGCTCCGGAAGCTGCCAGTGCCACAGGGACCCAACCCCGTGGGTGATGTTGTCATTGccaccgccccaccccccacccccaaccctgtgGGAATGTCATAGTCACCCCTGAACTCTGTGGGTAATATTGTCATTGTTTCCCTGGCCCCGTGGGGCATGATGCATTTGGTCCTTTGACCCTGTGAATGACCCTCCCACTGCCCCCTGCTCTGTAGGGAGTGATGTCCTTGTCTCACTCAGTCCTGTGGGTGATGTTGTCTTTGTTCCTAGCCTAACTGGGGTGGTGTTATAGTGTTTCCTTCTCCCCATGGGGGATACTGACATTATACATCCTAAGTGATGTAACTATGGTACCCTGTTTAACCCCCAACTCTATGGGGCCTTCTGCTTCAGCATTCACCATCCTCTACAGGCACTAAGGTGCTTACATACTCCACATGTAATAGTTCTTGCCTTTGAGTGGCTTTTGGTCTAGAGGAAATACACGTAAACaggttgtcacaaagcactgTGATAAGTGCTGTGGTAAGCTTGGCCCAGGACATTGGGGTGACTACTTAGGAGCTGTTTAGTCTGGGACAAGCCTCAGCTGCCCATTCAACACTATGAACATCGGGATATCTGATGCTCATCTTATAGAACTGTGCTGAATAGCAGGTACAGTCTTGATTAGAAGTACTTTGGGTACTGTAAAACTCTGCATGGATGCGAGGGACTGCTTTAGTCATTATTCCAAGTACCCCTCCAGTGTTTTCTCCTGGAGAAAAGGTTAGCCACAGTATCCTGGTCCCTCTGTTTAACTCCCCACCCCAGTATTGGTCATCCTTTTGGCTCCAGACCAAACCAAAGCCACTGTCCTCCCAAAGAACCCCTCCTTCTTCTATGGTAGTCATcatccctccttccctcaccTCCCAGGACCTCAGGCTGCTCTGCTCCACCATAAGCTGCCCGTATCTACGCATCCCTTGGGGCTCTCTACCCTAAGCCTATCTGGGTGAGACAGTATCTCTGCTTCTTCAGGGGCTGGTCCATAGGCCTTTGGCACTAAAATGCTTTTACTGAGCAGAAGTAGATAGGGAGTgacttttttaaaagacttcaaaGTTTTAATAGTCTTCTGAAGCTTGCAATTTGAAGCTTCCTCTAAGATGATCCCTAGAATTCAGGGTATCTTTGATTCATGGGGATTCAGCAAAGTACTCCTTCCCCAGGGTCCTGTGTACCAAGTCTTCAGCGTGCAGTCTGGGGTAGTAGGTTTGAAACTCCTGGCCTACTTCCAACTACCAAGTAGTCCTTCTCGGGTGGCCGAGAGTGGTAGTGGGGGCACCTCACTTCTTCCTGTGTCTTCAGGTGGTGGTGGTACTGCAGCAAGTCTTCCAGCTTATCCAGAAGGTGCTGAGCAAATGGCTGAATGATGCCCAGGTGGTAGAGGTGAGTGCTGACCCTTGCCATCAGCCCCCATGGTGACTCTGCTCAGAGATGGAGCTTCCACCACCTTAGCTTGCTGTGATCTGGAGGAAGTGAAGGAGACGAATCCTACCCCATAGATGCTCAGAATATCTGGGGAAGAAACTTCCTGATGTCACAAGAAGTGCTCCACCCAAGGCTGTGATGCTGGGGCTGAGTGCCAGTCAGGGATCCATTTTAGCATCCAGACACCTGCCTTGGTTCCATCCAGTGCGGGCATTTCTCACTGCTGTTGCTCCCTGAGAGGCCGTGGTGGAGATGTAAGGAGCTGGAGTTAAGTTACAGAGTTCCATCCTCAGCCCCTCTGAGAAGGGCCTTTCAGTCTCTTGCCTTCCAGGGTGAGGGTCAGACTAGCCTACCTTCCAGGAGGGTTCACAGAGCCAGGCACGGCTGGTGGGTAAAGGCTGCTTTTTAGGCCTCTGTGCAGGGCCTCCGTTCTGTTGCAGCCAGTGGTGACCTGCTGACCAggccttctttgctttcttcccagGCGGTGTGCGCTATCTTTGAGAAGTCTGTTAAGACGCTGCTGGATGACTTTGCCCCCATGGTGCCACAGCTGTGTGAGATGCTGGGGCGGATGTACAGCACCATCCCCCAGGCCTCCGCTCTTGACCTCACTCGACAGGTGGGCCTTCATCCCAGGCAGagatctgacccagggattgggcgGGTAGGTGGAGTAGGGTGGATGGTTGCTCTGGCAGGAGTCCTCGCCTGCATTCCAGGGATGCTGGCTTGTCCTGGTGGGCCAGGGCCTCCGTTGACCAGCATCCCCTGCTTTGTTGCAGCTGGTCCACATCTTTGCTCATGAGCCTGCCCACTTTCCCCCCATCGAGGCCCTCTTCCTGCTCGTCACCTCCGTCACACTCACCCTCTTCCAGCAAGGTAGGTCCCAACCAGGGTCTCCGCTGCTGCCGCCACTGCCACCGCCTCTGCCTCCCTGACTGGGGAGCCACAGCTGCCCACTCTGTTCTCCTCTCGCCCCTGAGTTGCACATGGGTTTTGATGGGAAAGTAACGGGATCAAGCGCAGCACAGCTGTCACCTTACAGATAGTTGACACCTTAGGTGGAAGTGGACAAGAGAGTGACTGATGTCTTCTCCCGGGCTCAGGACCAGGCTGGGTGTGGGGGAAGGGGGGGCTGGAAGCTCTGAGGGGCTCGGAGCACCAGCTTGGCTCCATTTCCTTTGGCACAGAATGAAAGGTGGCAAGAACATGGGCTTTGAAGTCAGCTAGACCTAGAGTCCAAGCTCATCACCACCgactagttgtgtg contains:
- the IPO13 gene encoding importin-13, which codes for MERREEQPGAAGAGAAPALDFTVENVEKALHQLYYDPNIENKNLAQKWLMQAQASPQAWHFSWQLLQPDKVPEIQYFGASALHIKISRYWSDIPTDQYESLKAQLFTQITRFASGSKIVLTRLCVALASLALSMMPDAWPCAVADMVRLFQAEDSPVDSQGRCLALLELLTVLPEEFQTSRLPQYRKSLVRTSLAVECGAVFPLLEQLLQQPSSPSCVRQKVLKCFSSWVQLEVPLQDCEALIQAAFAALQDSELFDSSVEAIVNAISQPDAQRYVNTLLKLIPLVLGLQDQLRQAVQNGDMETSHGICRIAVALGENHSRALLDQVEHWQSFLALVNMIMFCTGIPGHFPVNETTSSLTLTFWYTLQDDILSFEAEKQAVYQQVYRPVYFQLVDVLLHKAQFPSDEEYGFWSSDEKEQFRIYRVDISDTLMYVYEMLGAELLSNLYDKLGRLLTSSEEPYSWQHTEALLYGFQSIAETIDVNYSDVVPGLIGLIPRISISNVQLADTVMFTIGALSEWLADHPVMINSVLPLVLHALGNPELSISSVSTLKKICRECKYDLPPYAANIVAVSQDVLMKQIHKTSQCMWLMQALGFLLSALQVEEILKNLHSLISPYIQQLEKLAEEIPNPSNKLAIVHILGLLSNLFTTLDVSHHEDDHEGPELRKLPVPQGPNPVVVVLQQVFQLIQKVLSKWLNDAQVVEAVCAIFEKSVKTLLDDFAPMVPQLCEMLGRMYSTIPQASALDLTRQLVHIFAHEPAHFPPIEALFLLVTSVTLTLFQQGPRDHPDIVDSFMQLLAQALKRKPDLFLCERLDVKAVFQCAVLALKFPEAPTVKASCGFFTELLPRCGEVEPVGKVVQEDGRMLLIAVLEAIGGQASRSLMDCFADILFALNKHCFSLLSVWIKEALQAPGFPSARLSPEQKDTFSQQILRERVNKRRVKEMVKEFTLLCRGLHGTDYTADY